The Vibrio navarrensis genome has a segment encoding these proteins:
- a CDS encoding LuxR/HapR/OpaR family quorum-sensing transcriptional regulator — protein sequence MDSIAKRPRTRLSPLKRKQQLMEIALEVFARRGIGRGGHADIAEIAQVSVATVFNYFPTREDLVDEVLNHVVRQFSNFLSDNIDLDIHAQDNLKNITNAMIELVTQDCHWLKVWFEWSASTRDEVWPLFVTTNRTNQLLVQNMFVRAIERGEVCDKHSPEDLANMFLGICYSLFVQANRAKSEAELTKLVNSYLQMLCIYKGEN from the coding sequence ATGGACTCAATAGCAAAGAGACCTCGAACTCGTTTATCTCCACTGAAACGTAAACAACAACTGATGGAAATCGCACTGGAAGTGTTTGCTCGTCGTGGCATCGGCCGCGGTGGTCACGCAGATATCGCCGAGATTGCACAGGTTTCTGTCGCCACCGTGTTTAACTATTTCCCGACACGTGAAGATCTGGTTGATGAGGTACTCAATCATGTCGTTCGTCAGTTCTCTAATTTCCTGTCGGATAACATTGATCTCGACATTCACGCGCAAGATAACCTCAAAAACATCACCAACGCGATGATTGAACTGGTGACTCAAGACTGTCATTGGCTCAAAGTGTGGTTTGAATGGAGCGCATCAACGCGTGATGAAGTATGGCCACTATTTGTCACCACCAACCGCACTAATCAACTGCTGGTACAGAACATGTTTGTTCGTGCCATCGAGCGTGGCGAGGTGTGTGACAAACACAGCCCAGAAGATCTGGCGAATATGTTCCTCGGCATCTGCTACTCACTGTTTGTGCAAGCCAATCGTGCCAAGAGTGAAGCGGAACTGACAAAACTCGTCAACAGCTACCTGCAAATGCTTTGCATTTATAAGGGTGAGAACTAA
- the lpdA gene encoding dihydrolipoyl dehydrogenase: protein MSKEIKAQVVVLGAGPAGYSAAFRCADLGLDTVLIERYNTLGGVCLNVGCIPSKALLHVAKVIEEAKALAEHGIVFGEPQTDIDKIRLWKEKVINQLTGGLGGMAKMRKVNVVNGFGKFTGPNTIEVEGEDGKTVVNFDNAIVAAGSRPIKLPFIPHEDPRIWDSTDALELKEVPGKLLIMGGGIIGLEMATVYHSLGSKIDVVEMFDQLIPAADKDIVKVYTKRISKKFNLMLETKVTAVEAKEDGIYVSMEGKKAPTEAERYDAVLVAIGRVPNGKLLDAEKAGLEVDERGFINVDKQMRTNVPHIFAIGDIVGQPMLAHKGVHEGHVAAEVISGKKHYFDPKVIPSIAYTEPEVAWVGKTEKEAKAEGINYEVATFPWAASGRAIASDCADGMTKLIFDKETHRVIGGAIVGTNGGELLGEIGLAIEMGCDAEDIALTIHAHPTLHESVGLAAEVFEGTITDLPNAKAKKKK, encoded by the coding sequence ATGAGCAAAGAAATTAAAGCCCAAGTAGTAGTGCTTGGTGCCGGTCCTGCTGGTTACTCCGCTGCATTCCGCTGTGCAGACTTAGGTCTGGACACTGTTCTTATCGAACGTTACAACACTCTTGGTGGTGTGTGTCTGAACGTGGGTTGTATCCCATCGAAAGCACTACTGCACGTAGCTAAAGTTATCGAAGAAGCTAAAGCGCTGGCTGAGCACGGCATCGTATTTGGCGAACCGCAAACCGACATCGACAAGATTCGTCTGTGGAAAGAAAAAGTAATTAACCAACTGACTGGCGGTCTTGGCGGTATGGCTAAGATGCGTAAAGTGAACGTGGTTAACGGTTTTGGTAAGTTCACTGGACCTAACACGATTGAAGTGGAAGGCGAAGATGGTAAAACCGTGGTTAACTTCGACAACGCCATCGTTGCAGCGGGTTCTCGCCCAATCAAACTGCCATTTATTCCTCATGAAGACCCACGCATTTGGGACTCAACGGACGCGCTTGAGCTGAAAGAAGTCCCAGGAAAACTGCTGATCATGGGCGGTGGTATCATTGGTCTGGAAATGGCGACGGTTTACCACTCACTAGGCTCTAAAATTGATGTGGTTGAGATGTTTGACCAACTTATCCCAGCTGCGGATAAAGACATCGTTAAAGTCTACACCAAACGTATCAGCAAGAAATTCAACCTGATGCTGGAAACCAAAGTAACAGCCGTTGAAGCGAAAGAAGACGGTATCTACGTTTCAATGGAAGGCAAAAAAGCCCCAACTGAAGCTGAGCGTTACGACGCGGTTCTAGTCGCTATCGGTCGTGTACCAAACGGTAAACTGCTGGATGCTGAAAAAGCAGGTCTGGAAGTGGATGAGCGTGGCTTTATCAACGTTGACAAGCAAATGCGCACTAACGTTCCGCACATTTTCGCCATCGGTGACATTGTGGGTCAACCAATGTTGGCGCACAAAGGTGTGCATGAAGGCCACGTCGCTGCGGAAGTGATTTCTGGTAAGAAACACTACTTCGATCCTAAAGTAATTCCTTCAATTGCTTACACTGAGCCAGAAGTGGCATGGGTGGGTAAGACAGAGAAAGAAGCGAAAGCTGAAGGCATTAACTACGAAGTAGCCACCTTCCCGTGGGCTGCATCAGGCCGTGCAATTGCATCTGACTGTGCTGACGGTATGACTAAGCTGATCTTTGATAAAGAGACTCACCGCGTTATCGGTGGTGCTATCGTGGGTACTAACGGTGGCGAACTGCTGGGCGAAATCGGTCTGGCTATTGAGATGGGCTGTGATGCAGAAGATATCGCTCTGACCATCCACGCTCACCCAACTCTGCACGAGTCTGTGGGCCTGGCGGCAGAAGTGTTTGAAGGGACCATCACAGACCTGCCAAACGCCAAAGCGAAAAAGAAAAAGTAA
- the aceF gene encoding pyruvate dehydrogenase complex dihydrolipoyllysine-residue acetyltransferase, which yields MAIEINVPDIGADEVEVTEILVSVGDKVEEEQSLITVEGDKASMEVPASQAGIVKEIKVVAGDKVTTGSLIMVFEVEGAAAAAPAPAAEAAPVAAPAAASELKEVCVPDIGGDEVEVTEIMVAVGDSIAEEQSLLTVEGDKASMEVPAPFAGTLKEIKVAAGDKVSTGSLVMIFEVAGSGAAAPAPVAAAAPAAAPAVSVAGTPERKEVNVPDIGGDEVEVTEIMVAVGDTVSEEQSLITVEGDKASMEVPAPFAGTVKEIKVAAGDKVSTGSLIMVFEVAGTPVAGAAPVAAAAPAQAAAPKAEAAKPAAAPAAIEFEENNEYAHASPVVRRLAREFGVNLSKVKGSGRKSRILKEDVQNYVKEALKRLESGAASAASGKGDGAALGLLPWPKVDFSKFGETEIQPLSRIKKISGANLHRNWVMIPHVTQWDNADITELEAFRKEQNAIEAKKDSGMKITPLVFIMKAVAKALEAFPAFNSSLSEDGESLILKKYVNVGIAVDTPNGLVVPVFKDVNKKGIYELSEELAVVSKKARAGKLTAADMQGGCFTISSLGGIGGTAFTPIVNAPEVGILGVSKSEIKPVWNGKEFAPRLQLPLSLSYDHRVIDGAEGARFITYLNECLSDIRRLVL from the coding sequence ATGGCAATCGAAATTAATGTACCTGATATCGGTGCGGATGAGGTTGAAGTTACTGAGATTCTTGTAAGCGTTGGCGACAAGGTTGAAGAAGAGCAGTCACTAATTACTGTAGAAGGCGACAAAGCTTCTATGGAAGTACCAGCATCTCAAGCGGGTATCGTAAAAGAAATCAAAGTGGTTGCTGGTGACAAAGTAACGACTGGCTCTCTGATCATGGTCTTTGAAGTGGAAGGTGCAGCAGCGGCTGCACCAGCTCCAGCGGCAGAAGCAGCTCCGGTAGCTGCACCTGCAGCAGCAAGTGAACTAAAAGAAGTTTGTGTACCGGATATCGGTGGCGACGAAGTTGAAGTGACTGAAATCATGGTTGCTGTTGGCGATTCAATCGCTGAAGAGCAATCTCTACTCACAGTAGAAGGTGATAAAGCGTCAATGGAAGTACCAGCGCCATTCGCTGGTACTCTAAAAGAAATCAAAGTTGCAGCTGGCGATAAAGTATCAACTGGCTCACTAGTGATGATCTTCGAAGTGGCAGGTTCAGGCGCAGCAGCTCCTGCACCAGTTGCAGCGGCTGCTCCGGCAGCGGCACCAGCAGTATCTGTCGCCGGAACGCCGGAACGCAAAGAAGTTAACGTTCCTGATATCGGCGGCGACGAAGTTGAAGTCACTGAAATCATGGTTGCAGTTGGCGATACCGTATCTGAAGAGCAATCTCTGATTACTGTGGAAGGCGACAAAGCATCTATGGAAGTACCTGCTCCGTTTGCTGGTACGGTTAAAGAAATCAAAGTTGCAGCTGGCGACAAAGTTTCTACTGGTTCTCTAATCATGGTGTTTGAGGTGGCCGGCACTCCGGTGGCGGGCGCAGCGCCAGTTGCAGCAGCGGCACCAGCTCAAGCAGCAGCTCCTAAAGCTGAAGCGGCGAAACCTGCAGCAGCTCCAGCAGCAATTGAGTTTGAAGAGAACAACGAGTACGCGCACGCGTCTCCAGTGGTTCGTCGCCTAGCGCGTGAATTCGGCGTTAACCTGTCTAAAGTGAAAGGTTCAGGCCGTAAGAGCCGCATTCTGAAAGAAGACGTTCAGAACTATGTGAAAGAAGCGCTGAAACGTCTGGAGTCAGGCGCAGCATCAGCCGCATCTGGCAAAGGCGACGGCGCGGCACTAGGTCTGCTACCTTGGCCAAAAGTGGACTTCAGCAAGTTCGGTGAAACTGAAATTCAGCCACTGTCTCGCATTAAGAAGATCTCTGGCGCGAACCTGCATCGTAACTGGGTAATGATCCCTCACGTTACACAGTGGGATAACGCAGACATCACTGAGCTAGAAGCATTCCGTAAAGAGCAGAACGCGATCGAAGCGAAGAAAGATTCAGGCATGAAGATCACGCCATTGGTGTTCATCATGAAAGCTGTTGCTAAAGCGCTTGAAGCGTTCCCTGCATTTAACTCTTCTCTTTCTGAAGATGGCGAAAGCTTGATTCTGAAGAAATACGTGAACGTAGGTATCGCGGTTGATACGCCAAACGGTCTAGTTGTTCCTGTCTTTAAAGATGTGAACAAGAAAGGTATCTACGAGCTGTCTGAAGAGCTGGCCGTTGTATCGAAGAAAGCACGTGCAGGTAAACTGACGGCGGCAGACATGCAAGGCGGCTGTTTCACCATCTCAAGTCTGGGTGGTATCGGCGGTACGGCGTTCACGCCAATCGTGAACGCACCAGAAGTGGGTATCCTTGGCGTGTCTAAGTCTGAGATTAAGCCTGTGTGGAACGGCAAAGAGTTTGCTCCACGTCTGCAACTTCCTCTGTCTCTGTCCTACGACCACCGTGTGATCGATGGCGCTGAAGGTGCGCGTTTCATTACTTACCTAAACGAATGTCTGTCTGACATTCGCCGTTTGGTTCTGTAA
- the nadC gene encoding carboxylating nicotinate-nucleotide diphosphorylase, whose translation MNNRHNSQQRLDYLQQQLPLEITRSVTDTLKEDLGGSLDAANDITASLIPADAINSATIITREHGVFCGQAWADEVFKQLGGRVTIEWHVKDGDRVEPNQTLCTLTGPARDLLTGERNAMNFIQTLSGCATVTAQYAAKIAHTQCRLLDTRKTIPGLRSALKYAVACGGGFNHRIGVFDAYLIKENHIIACGGITQAISKAKELNPGKPVEVETENLDELRQAIEAGADIIMLDNFTIEMMREAVAINAGRAALENSGNVTLDTICEYAETGVDYISVGALTKHIKAMDLSMRFK comes from the coding sequence ATGAACAACAGACATAACAGCCAACAACGCCTTGACTATTTGCAGCAGCAGCTTCCTCTGGAAATTACCCGCTCGGTTACCGATACCTTAAAAGAAGATCTCGGTGGCAGTTTGGATGCGGCCAACGACATCACCGCCTCTCTTATCCCAGCCGATGCGATCAACAGCGCCACCATCATTACCCGCGAGCACGGTGTTTTTTGTGGTCAAGCATGGGCCGATGAAGTGTTCAAGCAACTTGGCGGACGTGTGACGATCGAATGGCATGTCAAGGATGGCGATCGTGTCGAGCCGAACCAAACCCTATGCACGCTCACAGGCCCTGCGCGCGACCTTCTGACCGGCGAGCGCAATGCGATGAACTTTATCCAAACCCTGTCAGGCTGCGCGACCGTGACCGCCCAGTACGCGGCAAAAATTGCTCATACACAGTGTCGACTGCTTGATACACGCAAAACCATTCCGGGGCTGCGCAGCGCGCTCAAATACGCGGTGGCGTGTGGCGGCGGTTTTAATCATCGTATCGGCGTTTTTGACGCCTATCTGATCAAAGAAAACCATATCATTGCCTGCGGCGGCATTACTCAAGCCATCTCCAAAGCCAAAGAGCTTAACCCCGGCAAACCGGTGGAAGTCGAAACCGAAAATCTCGATGAACTGCGCCAAGCGATTGAAGCGGGCGCCGACATCATCATGCTCGACAACTTCACCATTGAGATGATGCGAGAAGCGGTGGCCATTAACGCTGGCCGCGCAGCGCTGGAAAACTCTGGCAACGTCACGCTAGACACCATTTGCGAGTATGCCGAAACGGGCGTGGACTACATCTCCGTCGGTGCGCTGACCAAGCATATTAAGGCGATGGATTTATCCATGCGTTTCAAGTAG
- the aceE gene encoding pyruvate dehydrogenase (acetyl-transferring), homodimeric type encodes MSDMKHDVDALETQEWLAALESVVREEGVERAQFLLEEVLEKARLDGVDMPTGITTNYINTIPAAQEPAYPGDTTIERRIRSIIRWNAIMIVLRASKKDLDLGGHMASFQSSAAFYETCFNHFFRAPNEKDGGDLVYYQGHISPGIYARAFVEGRLTEEQLDNFRQEVDGKGIPSYPHPKLMPEFWQFPTVSMGLGPISAIYQARFLKYLEGRGMKDTSEQRVYAFLGDGEMDEPESRGAISFAAREKLDNLCFLINCNLQRLDGPVMGNGKIIQELEGLFKGAGWNVVKVIWGNGWDKLLAKDTTGKLLQLMNETIDGDYQTFKAKDGAYVREHFFGKYPETAALVADMTDDEIFALKRGGHESSKLYAAFKNAQETNGRPTVILAKTVKGYGMGEAAEGKNIAHQVKKMDMTHVLAMRNRLGLQDLISDEEVNKLPYLKLEEGSKEYEYLHARRKALHGYTPQRLPNFTQELVIPELEEFKPLLEEQKREISSTMAYVRALNILLKDKNIGQNIVPIIADEARTFGMEGLFRQIGIYNPHGQNYTPQDRDIVSYYKEATSGQVLQEGINELGAMSSWVAAATSYSTNNLPMIPFYIYYSMFGFQRVGDMAWMAGDQQARGFLLGATAGRTTLNGEGLQHEDGHSHILAGTVPNCISYDPTFAYEVAVIMQDGIRRMYGDQENVFYYLTLMNENYAHPAMPEGSEEGIRKGIYKLETLSGSKGKVQLMSSGTIMNEVRKAAVILSEEYGIASDVYSVTSFNELARDGQACDRFNMLHPEADVKVPYIAQVMGTEPAIAATDYMKNYADQVRAFIPAQSYKVLGTDGFGRSDSRENLRRHFEVNAGYVVVAALNELAKRGEVEKSVVAEAIKKFNIDTEKTNPLYA; translated from the coding sequence ATGTCTGACATGAAGCATGACGTAGATGCACTGGAAACTCAGGAGTGGTTAGCCGCGCTTGAGTCAGTTGTACGTGAAGAAGGCGTAGAGCGTGCGCAGTTCCTACTTGAAGAAGTTCTGGAAAAAGCACGTCTAGACGGTGTTGATATGCCAACCGGTATCACAACCAACTACATCAACACGATTCCTGCAGCCCAAGAACCAGCTTACCCAGGCGACACTACGATCGAACGCCGTATTCGTTCAATCATTCGCTGGAACGCAATTATGATCGTTCTTCGTGCATCGAAGAAAGATTTGGATCTGGGCGGCCATATGGCGTCATTCCAGTCGTCAGCGGCGTTCTATGAGACATGTTTCAACCACTTCTTCCGTGCTCCTAACGAAAAAGATGGTGGCGATTTGGTTTACTACCAAGGTCACATCTCTCCTGGGATTTACGCGCGTGCATTCGTTGAAGGCCGCCTGACTGAAGAGCAGCTAGACAACTTCCGTCAAGAAGTGGATGGCAAAGGCATTCCTTCCTACCCACACCCGAAATTAATGCCAGAATTCTGGCAATTCCCAACCGTATCTATGGGGTTGGGTCCAATTTCTGCTATCTACCAAGCGCGCTTCCTCAAGTATCTGGAAGGCCGTGGTATGAAAGACACCTCAGAGCAGCGCGTTTATGCGTTCCTAGGTGACGGTGAGATGGATGAGCCAGAATCACGCGGCGCGATCTCTTTCGCTGCACGTGAAAAACTGGACAACCTATGTTTCCTCATCAACTGTAACCTGCAGCGTCTCGACGGCCCAGTAATGGGTAACGGCAAGATCATCCAAGAACTGGAAGGTCTGTTCAAAGGTGCTGGCTGGAACGTGGTGAAAGTGATCTGGGGTAACGGCTGGGATAAACTGCTGGCGAAAGACACCACAGGTAAACTGCTGCAGCTGATGAACGAAACCATCGACGGCGACTACCAAACCTTTAAAGCGAAAGATGGCGCGTACGTTCGCGAGCATTTCTTCGGTAAATACCCAGAAACAGCGGCTCTTGTTGCTGACATGACTGACGATGAGATCTTCGCGCTGAAACGCGGTGGTCACGAGTCTTCTAAACTGTACGCTGCGTTCAAGAACGCACAAGAGACCAATGGTCGTCCAACGGTTATCCTAGCGAAAACCGTTAAAGGTTACGGCATGGGTGAAGCGGCAGAAGGTAAGAACATTGCACACCAAGTGAAGAAGATGGATATGACGCACGTACTAGCGATGCGTAACCGTCTTGGCCTGCAAGATCTGATCTCTGACGAAGAAGTGAACAAACTGCCTTACCTGAAACTGGAAGAAGGCTCGAAAGAATACGAATACCTGCACGCTCGTCGTAAAGCGCTGCACGGTTACACGCCACAGCGTCTGCCTAACTTCACTCAGGAACTGGTGATTCCAGAACTGGAAGAGTTCAAACCGCTTCTGGAAGAACAGAAACGTGAAATCTCTTCAACCATGGCTTACGTGCGTGCACTGAACATCCTGTTGAAAGACAAAAACATTGGTCAAAACATCGTTCCTATCATCGCTGATGAAGCGCGTACTTTCGGTATGGAAGGTCTGTTCCGTCAAATCGGTATCTACAACCCGCACGGTCAGAACTACACTCCACAAGACCGCGATATCGTTTCTTACTACAAAGAAGCAACGTCTGGTCAGGTACTGCAAGAAGGTATCAACGAGCTGGGTGCGATGTCATCTTGGGTTGCGGCGGCGACGTCTTACAGCACCAACAACCTGCCGATGATCCCGTTCTACATCTACTACTCTATGTTCGGTTTCCAACGTGTTGGCGACATGGCATGGATGGCGGGCGACCAACAAGCGCGTGGTTTCCTACTGGGCGCAACGGCTGGTCGTACCACACTGAACGGTGAAGGTCTGCAGCACGAAGATGGTCACTCGCATATTCTGGCGGGCACAGTACCAAACTGTATCTCTTACGATCCGACTTTTGCTTACGAAGTTGCGGTTATCATGCAAGACGGTATCCGTCGCATGTATGGCGATCAAGAGAACGTGTTCTACTACCTAACGCTGATGAACGAAAACTACGCGCATCCAGCGATGCCAGAAGGTTCTGAAGAAGGTATCCGTAAAGGTATCTACAAACTGGAAACGCTGTCTGGTTCTAAAGGTAAAGTTCAGCTGATGAGCTCAGGTACTATCATGAACGAAGTACGTAAAGCGGCTGTTATCCTGAGCGAAGAATACGGCATCGCCTCTGATGTTTACTCGGTAACCTCATTCAACGAACTGGCTCGTGATGGCCAAGCGTGTGATCGTTTCAACATGCTGCACCCAGAAGCAGATGTGAAAGTGCCTTACATCGCTCAAGTGATGGGTACTGAGCCTGCTATCGCAGCGACTGACTACATGAAGAACTACGCTGACCAAGTTCGCGCGTTCATCCCAGCACAGTCTTACAAAGTACTGGGTACTGACGGTTTCGGTCGCTCAGACAGCCGTGAAAACCTACGTCGTCACTTCGAAGTGAACGCAGGTTACGTGGTGGTTGCTGCTCTAAACGAACTAGCGAAACGTGGTGAAGTTGAGAAATCTGTGGTGGCGGAAGCTATCAAGAAATTCAACATCGACACTGAAAAAACAAACCCGCTATACGCTTAA
- the pdhR gene encoding pyruvate dehydrogenase complex transcriptional repressor PdhR produces MAYQRIRQPKLSDVIEQELERLIVEGTLSPGQQLPPERELAKQFEVSRPSIREAIQRLEAKRLLTRRQGGGTFVSDRIWQSFSDPLLNLLSSHSETQLDLLEARHALEGICAYFAALRGTEEDFARIQTCVSRIAEVQEKKDADAEAEQVMAFLIAITEAAHNVVLLHIVRSLAPLLEQNIRQNFKLLHRRPEAVEKVSKHRANIVDAIVSGQPEKAREMSHSHLAYIEETLLDLTREQTRRERSLRRIQQGNEPQ; encoded by the coding sequence ATGGCTTATCAAAGGATTCGTCAGCCAAAGCTCTCCGATGTGATTGAACAGGAATTGGAGCGGCTGATAGTGGAAGGAACGCTCTCACCTGGCCAGCAACTCCCACCGGAAAGGGAGCTTGCTAAACAGTTTGAGGTTTCGCGTCCCTCCATCAGAGAAGCCATTCAGCGCCTGGAAGCCAAACGTCTACTGACCCGTCGTCAAGGGGGCGGAACGTTTGTCAGCGATCGCATTTGGCAGAGTTTTTCCGATCCTCTGCTAAATTTATTGTCTAGCCACTCCGAGACTCAACTGGACTTACTGGAAGCGCGTCATGCGCTGGAAGGTATTTGCGCTTATTTTGCGGCGTTGCGCGGTACCGAAGAAGATTTTGCCCGTATTCAAACCTGCGTTTCCCGAATCGCTGAGGTTCAGGAAAAGAAAGACGCCGATGCGGAAGCTGAACAAGTGATGGCGTTCCTCATCGCGATTACTGAAGCGGCACACAACGTCGTACTGCTGCACATCGTACGTAGCCTTGCGCCTTTGCTTGAGCAAAATATTCGACAGAATTTTAAATTATTACATCGCCGCCCAGAAGCGGTTGAGAAAGTAAGTAAGCACCGGGCTAATATCGTGGATGCGATTGTTTCAGGTCAGCCAGAAAAGGCGCGTGAAATGTCCCATTCTCACTTAGCTTATATCGAAGAAACGTTGTTGGATTTGACTCGTGAACAGACTCGCCGTGAGCGATCGCTGCGTCGAATTCAACAAGGTAATGAGCCGCAATAG
- a CDS encoding type IV pilin protein, which yields MKQHNRVTKQQGFTLIELMIVVAIIGVLTAVAMPAYKSYVTKSELAAGSATVRNLLTNIDMFHQEKGTYVGMTLADIGATQTMSGLGDLALTDLTVSTASATFTFDNSSVNTAVIKYAKSSTGWVCAITANSASAVTSETKPKGCS from the coding sequence ATGAAACAACATAATCGAGTAACAAAACAGCAGGGCTTTACCCTGATTGAATTAATGATAGTGGTGGCAATTATTGGGGTATTAACGGCAGTCGCCATGCCCGCATATAAAAGCTATGTAACAAAAAGTGAACTAGCTGCTGGTTCCGCCACCGTCAGAAATCTACTAACAAATATCGACATGTTTCATCAAGAAAAAGGCACTTATGTTGGAATGACTTTAGCCGATATCGGTGCGACTCAAACAATGAGTGGATTGGGTGATTTAGCACTAACAGATCTAACGGTGAGCACTGCATCTGCAACTTTCACTTTTGATAACTCTTCAGTTAATACCGCTGTTATCAAATATGCTAAGTCTTCGACAGGATGGGTTTGCGCAATTACTGCCAACTCTGCTTCAGCAGTAACTTCTGAGACAAAACCTAAAGGTTGTTCTTGA
- the ampD gene encoding 1,6-anhydro-N-acetylmuramyl-L-alanine amidase AmpD → MQAVITYGWLQGVTHRPSPFYDARPAGEPVSLLVIHNISLPPGEFGGPYIEDFFQGNLSPDLHPFFQVIAKMRVSAHCLIKRDGEIVQFVSFNDRAWHAGASSFAGVSRCNDYSIGIELEGTDFVAYTPEQYAALTQVSQTIIERYPHITPSRITGHQYIAPLRKTDPGLSFDWRRYRAMLEDNDDL, encoded by the coding sequence ATGCAAGCTGTGATCACGTATGGATGGCTGCAAGGCGTCACCCATCGGCCGTCGCCTTTTTATGATGCCCGCCCCGCGGGGGAGCCTGTCTCACTGCTGGTGATCCACAACATCAGTTTGCCGCCAGGCGAGTTTGGTGGCCCCTATATTGAAGATTTTTTTCAGGGTAATTTGTCGCCCGACTTGCATCCCTTTTTTCAGGTGATAGCGAAAATGCGAGTATCGGCCCATTGTTTGATCAAACGCGATGGTGAAATTGTGCAGTTTGTCTCTTTTAACGATCGCGCGTGGCACGCTGGTGCTTCCAGTTTTGCTGGCGTTTCGCGGTGTAACGATTATTCCATTGGCATTGAGTTGGAAGGGACGGATTTTGTCGCCTACACCCCAGAGCAATATGCTGCGCTTACCCAAGTGAGCCAAACTATCATCGAACGCTATCCGCACATTACGCCTTCGCGGATTACTGGGCATCAATACATTGCACCGCTGCGCAAAACCGATCCCGGCCTCAGTTTTGATTGGCGTCGTTACCGCGCGATGCTTGAAGACAATGACGACCTTTAA